In the Brevundimonas sp. MF30-B genome, CCGCTTGGCCATGGATATCCGACATGGCTCCGTCGCTTGCAGTCGGCTGAACAGGCCCCTCTCCAGCATCGCGAACCGGCTCCGATTCCTCGATCACGACTTCCGGGGCTGACGCCGATGGCGTGGTCGCCGGAGCGGCAGCAGGAGGCGCCGATGCATGAGCTTCCTGACCGCCCGGCGGGTGCGTGACCATGAAAGTCACGGTTCCGGCCACAATCGCGGCGGTCACGGCGATGACGATGGTGTTCGCTGTCTGGTTCATCCCAGAAGATCACCACGGGTTGTCTGGAAAACCGGTGAAGCTTCATCACTAACGGGTGGTTGCCGAAGGCCAGCCCAAAAGAAAAAGGCCCCCGGATCGCTCCGAGGGCCTTGGCTTGATCTAACTGGCGATCAGTCGTCGATGCCGGGGAGCGGCTGGCGCACCCGGTGCAGCCCGCCCGCCTTCTCCCACGCACCCTTGCGGTGGCGCGCGGCGGTCTGGGTGATGTTCAGGGCCTTGGAAGCACGGTTATAGCCCGCGCCCATGTCGAACAGGCGGTAGAGGACTTCGACGCCGCGCTCCGTCAGGTTCGCCCCGTTCTTGTTCGCCGGGTCTTGGCACTGCTCGAACGTGGGAATCTTGATCGACGCTGCGGTGTCTTCAGCCGTGTGGCCCATCGCGCCGATCATGCTCATGAGCTTGGCTTCAAGCTCGTCCGCCGAGCGATCCGCGAAGTCGTGCATCTCCTTGCGGTGGGTTTCGGCGATACCGCGCGCGATCATCACGGGGTTGTTCAGGTCAGTCATGGGAAAGGAATCCTTTTCCGGGGTTGCCCCGCGCACATGGAGTGCGTGAGGACAGCACACGAAAGGTGTGCTGCACCCCCTGTCTACAAACTGTAGACCCCTGCGTCAATGCCTACTCGTGCAGTCAGTCGAGCGTCCGAAGGTCCATCGCCTTGTATGGGTCCATCCCCGAAGCCAGCCGCTCACGGATCACCTCGATGTGTCGCAGCGTCTTCGCTGGATCAGGCCGGATACCCGCACCGATCTCGAACCCTTTGCGGGTGTGGCGATATTTGTTGTCGTCCTGCCTAACCGTTTGGATGTCAGGGTCGGGGATAAACTGGAACCGCGACGGCTCGCCGGGGATCGGTGTGATGCAGCGATACTCGCCGCCGACGTTGACGACGGCATGAAGGACATAGTTGCCGGTCGGCTCCCGCATCCAACCGGTGACAGACTTAGCGGTCCCGGTCGGATCGTTCCGTTCATACCAAGCGCAGTTGTCATGGCAGAGCCGGGGCTTCATGCGCGCCCATTCGAGCCGTTCGGCCGACTCTCGCTCGACAGTCACGGCGGGCAGGGCCTCCACCTCGGCAACCGTTCGGGCCTCGGCTTCCGAAGGCGGGAATGACCACATGTCCAGCACGCGGCTGAACTCCGCGCGCAAGGCCGCATCCCGCTTCTTCGCTTCGCCCATATCCATCCTCCGTCCAGCCGCCCGACGTGGGCGACCCGCGCCGCCGCCGCAACCCCGCTCCCTCTATTAGAGAAATGGTTTGGCGCCGACGAGGAACGAGGCGGGACAAACCTATGTCCCTATTGTCGAGCGAACCGTAGGTGACGCTCTCTATTAGAGGGAACCGATCAAATCCGTATGGGCCGAGGGTGCTCCCTCTATTAATATATTAGTATTCGTAGGTATTAATAGAGGGAGCATCTCTCCCGGCGAATAGTCAGAACGAAACCGGCTCGCCCGTGGACCAGTGGTCCAGCGTGTCGGACGACGATGAACGCGAGTGCAGGACGCCGTTTGCTTTGAGAGGCTTGCCCTTGGCGTCCAGCGTGTCGAACGGCGCCAGCCAGAAGTGAGCGTTCGGCGAGTAGATCATCGCCGTGTTGGCCTCGATGTCGATCCAGACGACATGCTGATCGTTGTAGGTGGACCCCATGCCCGCGCCGGTGTGCATGAACACGCCAACATAGCCGGAACCTTGATCGGCCAGTGCCTCCACGACCGCCAGCGTAGCCTCCGAGAACTTGGCCTTTGATTTCTTCGCCGTCTTCAAGGCGACATCATGGGGCCAGAGCGTCGCGGTCGCCTTCCAGTTCGGCCGCTTCCAGTTCGGATGGTCGCCTGTGTAGGCTTGCACGGTGATCTTGTGCCGGAACTTCGGTTCAGGGCCGTTGTCGAAGACCGTCGCCTCAAGGGCCAAGATCGTCTCCAGCGCGGGCAAGGGCGTCACGGCCGATGCGCGAACCTTGTGGTGACGGTCGGCGATGATCTCGCACCATCGAAGGAAGTCAGGGTTCTTGTAGAGGACGGAGTTCAGAAGGGCGTTGTCCCGCCCGAGGAAATCGAGTTCAGCCACGACGGCTGCAAATGGGTCGTTCATCAAAATCACAAAACAAAAGGCCCCGCGAGTGGAAGATCGCAGGGCCTTAAGTTTTCGGATTTGATGACAGAACCGAGTATACGATCCTGACGATATTTATCCAATATCTAAACGGCCCTGTTGCGAAGCTTCCACCCAACGGAACAGGTTATAAACCTATTTAGACGGAAGGGGCCGTTTGCTGCCATATCTTTCGGATCAGGGCAGGGGCTTAGCCGTCGTAGCGACGTTCCCTTGCAAGGCCGCCGCGAACAGTTCGGCCGCGTTGTCAGCGGTTTCCTCGTCCGGGTAGTGGGCGATGAAGATAATGTCGCCGGTGTCGGCGTCCGAGATAGCGACGGGATGCGTGTTGCCGTGCCGGAAGGTCTCGATCTCTTCGTGCATGGCGATTTTCAGCTTGCGGGCGCGGGTAGCCATCAGTTGACCTCGTAAGTGTCGTTCGTGACCGGCTCGCCGCCCATGAACGTCTGGATGTTGATAGTGGAGCCATCGACGGTGAATCGGATGGTGTCTTCATTGCGCCAGCGACCGGGCTGGCCGTCCATAACCGCCCGCCATTCGGCCGTGCCGTTGCCGACGCGGCATTCGTTGGTCCAGACGGTGCCGTCGTCGCGACGATAGCGAACCCGGTGGATTCCGGCGTTGGTCGAGATCACGCGGATGATAGCCGGATCGCGACCGTTCAAGCTTGCGATAGCAGCACGGCAGACGCGCCCGGCGTCCTCATCCGACAGGCTAACCGGCGTCGGCTCCGGCGGCAGGAGCGCGCGGGCATTCGCAGTCGCCTCCTGCAATTCGGCCGTGCTTTCCGTCAGGTTCTCGCGCGCCTGTTGGTCTGCATCGCCGCAAGCGGCCAACATCGTGAGCGCAGACAGCGCAGCAAGTCGTTTCATAGTTTCCCCCTCTAAAGCTGTGTGTGGTTCTAACGTGAGGGTTGCGGACGGCAAGCCGTCCGCGTCCCAAGATCACGCGAAGAACGCTTCGTCATGCTCGCCCCAAACTTGGGCGTAGTCGTCGCGTAGCTCCCTATCCAGCGCGGCGACCAACATGTCTGACGTGACCGGGTGCATGTTGTCGGAGCTATCCCAAGCCGGAACCGGAACATCAGGGAAATAGCCCGCCTCCCAAGCCATACGGGCGGCCGTCTCCAGCGACACGCCATCGGCCCGAACCAACCGGCGCCGGAAGGGCGCCTCGCGATGCCAGCGGTCGAGATCGCGGGCCGACAGTTCGCCGCCATCGTCACAGATGCCGCGAACCGACAGATATTCGCAGAGGGACGGGTCACGGCGCGGATGGAACGGGCGGGCGGGCTTGGCGACAGGTTCGGCGGGCGCGGTGATGTCCTGCACAATGTCATCGACCGTGCGGACCTTGCGAGCCGCGACGCGGGAAGGCGCGCGGACACGCGCTCCCTTGAAAGCCGACAGACGGGCGAGGAAACCGGCCGCCACGCCAGCCGGAACCGGACCCGGCGAAGGTGCAACGGGCGGCGTCGGATCATCGTCGCCGTCATCCACTACAGTGGCCGCCACGGGCGCGCTGGAGAGGCCCGACAGGTCAGGAAGGCAGATGACGCCAGCCGGAACGGAAGGCCGCTCCACGGGCCGGAAATCGGCCTTATCGGCGAGGTCAAAGAGGAAGTCACAAGCTTGTTGCGCCTTGCTCGCCGCCGTGAAGATCGCGCGCTTGTCCTGTTTCAGAACCTTGAGCCACGATTGCAGATAGGCGGCATGATCCTCGCGCGGTTCCGCGCTGATACCTAAGCGGGCCATTGCGAAGGCCGCGCCAAGTTCGGCGACAAGTTCCTCGAACGCATAGGCTTGCGAACCGAACCGCTTGCCAAACTCGCGCGCCAGCCGGGCCTTGTGGCCGCTCCAGTGCGTCAGTTCATGCGCGAGGGTCGAGTAATAGTTCTCGACTTCCGCGAAGGCGCCAGCGGGCGGCATTTGCACGAAGTCATGGGCGGGCGAAAAGAATGCCCGGTTCCCGCCATGGCGGACATCGGCGCCGATACCTGCAACCCAAGTTTCCGCCCGTTCGATCCGCTCGACTTCCGGCAAGGGCGCCGCGTCGGCAAAGAACCGATCCGGCAAGCCGTCGATCTGCCCGACGTTGAAAACCGTGTAGGACTTCGCGAACAGAACGCCGCGTTCCTCGCCGTCGTCGCCTTCCTCGCCCTTTGGATCGAAGCGGCCCCAATAGACGACTTGCGTTCCCTTCTCGCCCTTGCGGACGCATCCGCCCAATTCCTTCGCCTGACGGAACGTCATCCACGTTTGATGGCGGTATCCCTTGGCTTCCGCCGCGCCCCACAACAACATCGTGTTGAGGCCGCGATACGTCTCGCCGTTGGCGCGGGTAGGAAGGGCGAGCAACCCGCCCGCATCCTTCGCCCATTGCGGCGCCCAAGGCTTCGTGCCGCGCTCCAGCATGGCGACGATTGAGTCCGTCACGGTCTGATAGATGTCTTTCTTTTCGGAAGTCGTCATATCTGAATCCTTTGCGTCAAGGCATGTTTTTGGGAAGGGTTAGGCGACGAGTTCGAAGAGCCATCCGTTGACGCGGAGCCATTCGCCCGTGTCGTCGCAGATGGCGTCAAACGTGCCGTCGAGGTCCGCGCCCGGTTGAACCCAGACAGTCAGGTCAACGGCTGCGGAGGTCAGGTCGATCAGGTTCGTGAAGCCCGGTTGCATCGTCAAATCCTTTGCGTAAGCGCATCTAATGACGACCCTTAGAATCCCTATCCGATGACGGGTCAAGCGCATTCTTTGCGCCAAAGCATACTTCGTCAAACAACGTAGGGCCAAACGCATGGCCACGCGGACGCGCGGCTTAGGATCGTCGGCCCATGCGCGCCAGCGTCCGCCCTGACGATGCGTCATGACCATGCGCGCGAGGTCGATTGCCGGTTATGGTGGGATTGTTGGCGAGCAACATCAAAGCGTTAGACGCGACATCGCGCCCGGAAGCCCTCGCGCATCCCTTGAAGGGCCTGTTGTTCTGGAGGGTCGAGGCGAACCCTCGTCAGAGCGTGACCCCCACGGGGGGTAGAGCCAGCCGCAGCGCGTATATGCCCTGCTTCGACAATGTGACCCAAAATCAATCCGGGTTGTCCGCGCCCACTGGATGCTCCAAGCAGTGGCTTGAGCCTTGGGGAGAGCATGACGTGGGCGACTTCGAAGACACCTACGGCGCCGGTGCGGACGCCAGCGAGATCATCGACGGCAACTCTCATTCCCGCGAATGGAACAAGATCAAGGAAGGCTGGCAGCGAGACCGCGAAAAGCGGAATGCGGAGATGAAGAACGATCCGACGTTCATCGCTATGCGTGAGGACTTCCGGGCGAGACAAGGCTCCGGCAAGCCAATCGTCACTCTGACGGAGGATGAGCAGGACGCCCGACGCCGCGCCATCGAAACAGCTACAAGGTTGCAAGCCGAGCGTATGGCAGCTTTGGCGAAAGCCAAAAAGGATTCCAGCCAGTCATGACGCGGACGGTCGCGGTGATCGCCTTCCTCATGCTTGTCGGATGCGGACGGTCAGCGGACTGGACTGGCTTCGTCTACCCGGAGGCGAACGATCTTGGAGTGTCCGTTGAGATCGGACGGTTCGAGACATTCGAGCAGTGTCGGACTGCGGCAAACCAGACGCTCGCCACCTTCGGAAGTCAGGACATCGGGACGTTTGAGTGCGGGCGAAACTGTCGGCCTTCGGAGACTGGATTGCAGGTCTGCGCCGAGACGCGGGACTAACGACCATCAGAAGGCTTGCGACGCTGGCTGATCGACCTTCACGCACGGCGCGTCGAAGCTGACTTGAATGTGCGCCTCTGGGATCAGGAGGTCCGTCCTGACGCTGACGGTTCCAAGCGTTCGGTCGAACCGGGTCACGGAGTTCTGCACGCTGTCTTCCGTCCTCGCGGGTCGCGAACGAATGACGATGCTCGCCGGACTGACATCCATGGTCTCTTCACCGGCTTCGTTCAGTTCCGCGAATGTCACAAATCGCCGGGTATCCGGGTTCCAGTGAGCGAAGGTCTTGGCGTCTGGGTCGATGCGATAGGTTCTCCGTTGAGGCGTCGGCCCTCCGCGCCCAGCTTCTCGAACGTGA is a window encoding:
- a CDS encoding ArdC family protein codes for the protein MTTSEKKDIYQTVTDSIVAMLERGTKPWAPQWAKDAGGLLALPTRANGETYRGLNTMLLWGAAEAKGYRHQTWMTFRQAKELGGCVRKGEKGTQVVYWGRFDPKGEEGDDGEERGVLFAKSYTVFNVGQIDGLPDRFFADAAPLPEVERIERAETWVAGIGADVRHGGNRAFFSPAHDFVQMPPAGAFAEVENYYSTLAHELTHWSGHKARLAREFGKRFGSQAYAFEELVAELGAAFAMARLGISAEPREDHAAYLQSWLKVLKQDKRAIFTAASKAQQACDFLFDLADKADFRPVERPSVPAGVICLPDLSGLSSAPVAATVVDDGDDDPTPPVAPSPGPVPAGVAAGFLARLSAFKGARVRAPSRVAARKVRTVDDIVQDITAPAEPVAKPARPFHPRRDPSLCEYLSVRGICDDGGELSARDLDRWHREAPFRRRLVRADGVSLETAARMAWEAGYFPDVPVPAWDSSDNMHPVTSDMLVAALDRELRDDYAQVWGEHDEAFFA